A single Filimonas effusa DNA region contains:
- a CDS encoding alpha-d-galacturonidase encodes MKTIRNWIAFVCCVLLFCSFKPAGETVTIILPKTPHGRVAFGAEKLVAALKQTGYQVTTVKQDNPSLQKRVIVISVWDDALFKATAGVFQINKQTKPGKEGFVLGAPGAAVKKKTSYAQFVGGADASGTLYGCLELADRIKTTGKLPDAITMIDQPEMVLRGACIGMQKPYYLPGRTVYEYPYTPEQFPWFYDKAHWISYLDSLVENRMNSLYLWSGHPFASLVKLKDYPYAVEVDDATFKKNEEVFRFLTKEADKRGIWVIQMFYNIIVSKPFAEKHNIKTQDRERPIVPLIADYTRKSIAAFVQKYPNVGLMVALGEAMEGVGNDDIEWFTKTIIPGVKDGLKLLGKTEEPPIVLRAHDTDAPAVMEAATPLYKNLYTEAKYNGEALTTYTPRGPWAELHRNLSRNGTVQIENVHILANLEPFRYGSADFIQKSVKAMHDVHHGNALHLYPQASFWDWPYAADSASPRLLQIERDWIWYKEWARYAWNCRRDRNQEVEYWGGLLADKFGTKQAQGKNILTAYEESGEIAPKLLRRVGITDGNRQTLTLGMFMNQLINPFRFGLFTLLYDSEGPEGEMLIEYAEKEWKKEKHIGETPVQVMNEVVAHGNKAVQAIEQATAGITKEKDEFLRIKNDMYCYRALANCFAEKSKASLWVLRYKYSRQLSDLDSALPYLRKSVEYYRELADLTKGTYRYANSMQTAQRKIPIGGDNGKNKTWVELLPFYEKELSHFERSIDSLKNPKPVAATVTKKPLLENADVTVLSEYAGNYTFAVGQMMFSDTMSVIKNYAPELANLKGYRFNKARQIAAGTTIRFSNAKPVKVLVGFFNKKGPWLLGAPELETNAAANDYGQAETKIANGVVITGFPAVNIHTYSFPAGTNTLTLAKGACMIIGFIDSDQVIKPYDAGLVPGVTKLELDWLFE; translated from the coding sequence ATGAAAACAATCAGAAATTGGATTGCCTTCGTTTGTTGTGTATTATTGTTTTGCTCCTTTAAACCCGCCGGAGAAACAGTCACAATTATCCTGCCCAAGACTCCTCACGGCAGAGTAGCCTTTGGTGCTGAAAAGCTAGTTGCTGCTTTAAAGCAGACCGGTTATCAGGTAACAACAGTTAAGCAGGATAACCCTTCGCTTCAAAAGAGGGTAATAGTCATCAGCGTTTGGGATGATGCGCTTTTCAAGGCAACTGCTGGTGTTTTCCAAATAAATAAGCAAACCAAACCCGGGAAGGAGGGGTTTGTACTTGGAGCACCCGGTGCAGCGGTAAAAAAGAAAACTTCCTATGCCCAGTTTGTTGGCGGTGCTGATGCCTCCGGCACTTTATATGGCTGTCTTGAGCTGGCTGACCGTATTAAAACGACCGGCAAACTGCCCGATGCCATTACAATGATCGACCAGCCCGAAATGGTGTTGAGGGGGGCGTGTATTGGTATGCAGAAGCCATACTATCTTCCCGGACGTACCGTATATGAGTATCCTTACACCCCGGAGCAATTTCCCTGGTTTTATGATAAAGCACATTGGATCAGCTATCTCGACTCCCTGGTTGAGAATCGAATGAATTCTTTATACTTATGGAGCGGTCATCCTTTCGCTTCGCTGGTTAAGCTAAAGGACTACCCTTATGCAGTAGAAGTAGATGATGCTACCTTTAAGAAAAATGAAGAAGTATTCCGTTTTCTGACAAAAGAGGCCGATAAAAGAGGGATATGGGTGATACAAATGTTCTATAATATCATAGTCTCGAAGCCTTTTGCAGAGAAACATAATATAAAAACACAGGACAGGGAGCGACCTATTGTTCCATTGATAGCAGATTATACCCGTAAATCAATCGCGGCTTTTGTGCAGAAATATCCGAATGTGGGCTTGATGGTTGCATTGGGTGAGGCGATGGAAGGTGTTGGTAATGACGATATAGAGTGGTTCACTAAAACGATCATACCTGGTGTAAAAGACGGTTTGAAATTATTGGGTAAAACAGAAGAACCCCCTATTGTACTGAGAGCGCATGATACTGATGCGCCAGCGGTAATGGAAGCAGCAACGCCACTCTATAAGAATCTTTATACAGAAGCCAAATATAACGGAGAGGCCCTGACCACTTATACCCCCCGTGGGCCCTGGGCAGAACTGCACCGTAACCTAAGCAGAAACGGTACTGTGCAAATAGAGAATGTTCATATTCTTGCAAACCTGGAACCGTTCCGGTATGGAAGTGCTGACTTTATCCAGAAAAGTGTAAAGGCTATGCATGATGTTCATCATGGCAATGCGCTTCACCTGTATCCGCAGGCCTCTTTCTGGGACTGGCCTTATGCGGCTGATAGCGCTTCACCACGTCTTTTGCAAATTGAAAGAGATTGGATCTGGTACAAGGAGTGGGCACGTTATGCCTGGAATTGCCGCAGAGACCGCAATCAGGAAGTAGAATACTGGGGTGGCTTACTGGCTGATAAATTTGGAACAAAGCAGGCGCAAGGAAAAAACATTCTGACTGCTTATGAAGAATCGGGTGAAATAGCTCCCAAACTGTTACGCAGGGTGGGTATTACGGATGGGAACCGACAGACCCTTACGTTGGGAATGTTTATGAATCAGCTCATCAATCCCTTCCGTTTTGGTTTATTTACATTGCTATATGATTCTGAAGGACCAGAGGGAGAGATGCTGATAGAGTATGCCGAAAAAGAATGGAAGAAAGAAAAACACATTGGAGAAACTCCTGTGCAGGTAATGAATGAAGTGGTAGCTCATGGAAATAAAGCAGTGCAGGCTATTGAACAGGCTACAGCAGGAATTACAAAGGAGAAAGATGAATTTCTGCGCATCAAAAACGATATGTATTGCTATCGCGCACTAGCCAATTGCTTTGCAGAAAAGTCGAAAGCCTCTCTTTGGGTATTGCGATATAAATATTCCCGTCAGTTATCCGATCTTGACAGTGCCTTACCATATCTCCGTAAGAGTGTAGAATATTACAGAGAGCTGGCTGATCTTACAAAGGGCACTTACAGGTATGCTAACAGCATGCAAACTGCACAACGTAAAATTCCTATTGGTGGCGATAATGGTAAAAACAAAACCTGGGTAGAACTATTACCTTTCTATGAAAAAGAACTGAGCCATTTCGAACGCAGTATCGATTCACTTAAAAATCCAAAGCCCGTAGCAGCAACTGTCACTAAAAAGCCGCTGCTGGAAAATGCAGATGTTACTGTTTTAAGTGAATACGCAGGTAATTATACCTTTGCAGTAGGGCAAATGATGTTTTCCGATACGATGTCTGTTATCAAGAACTATGCACCCGAGCTTGCCAACTTAAAGGGCTACCGATTTAATAAAGCGCGCCAGATAGCAGCGGGAACTACCATACGTTTCTCCAATGCCAAACCAGTGAAAGTGCTGGTAGGTTTCTTTAATAAAAAAGGCCCGTGGCTGCTCGGCGCTCCTGAGCTGGAAACGAATGCGGCGGCTAATGACTATGGTCAGGCGGAAACAAAAATTGCAAACGGTGTAGTAATAACCGGCTTCCCTGCGGTGAATATACATACCTATTCTTTCCCTGCAGGAACCAACACGTTGACTCTGGCTAAAGGGGCTTGCATGATAATAGGTTTTATCGATAGTGATCAGGTTATCAAACCTTATGACGCAGGCCTTGTGCCAGGTGTTACCAAATTGGAACTGGATTGGTTATTTGAATAA
- a CDS encoding sensor histidine kinase produces MLVYNMRSFTLPVLLFLLSWLPGCIAGSSVAAQPIVNLQPSAANVNAITHTEYYEDKSGSLSFPDIQKGEVKAQFKPGNRHLLSYGLTKSAIWLHGRAANIEEKYFFLLFEYTNIDSITLYYFDKGKLHVAHAGSHFPHRLNALNLPAYSFRIPADTAGSMSKEFWVRVRSSNSLIIPATLSTSEGLWHSYIRLYASELMYAGIVLALLFYNLSLYVWIRDKSYLYYLGYLFTLGSFILLYLRGFRIFLGQGVADFIRTYGFSMVAISYMFGLHFAISFLQGSVLAPRLTRLLKIISHMMWIVVACNIAGWQTLVIHEEQLLSLLTPLLVIMLAAAVYKKKYKPAIYFLAAWSFLLCAIVYFAACVMGLLRVQSWTLHALTIGSAIEMILLSFALGFRYLLLKRETAALQQAAMEMMKEHNYRLEREVVLRTKELQQALVSLTASNKVKDKLLGIVSHDFKTPLNNLYWLLDHMIPGTTSPERISRLRLEVSVELKRISMTMDNILNWSLTQTNGLIPRPENLLLPVLFEQILVETALAARKKQIILEVQVADSIMVWADPAQLRLVLLNLMHNAVKFSNTGGKVVLSAVNTSLTFVEIAVSDSGIGMTKGEAEQLLNAQTVSSRQGTAKEAGTGMGILLCREFISANGGVLYLESREGAGTRFYFQLKAAK; encoded by the coding sequence ATGTTAGTATACAATATGCGAAGCTTTACCCTACCTGTGTTGCTGTTTTTACTATCATGGCTGCCAGGCTGCATTGCAGGCAGTAGCGTGGCGGCACAGCCTATTGTCAACTTGCAACCGTCTGCTGCTAACGTTAATGCTATTACACATACCGAATATTACGAAGATAAGTCCGGCAGTCTCAGTTTCCCCGATATTCAGAAGGGGGAAGTAAAAGCTCAATTCAAGCCAGGGAACAGGCATTTGCTTTCTTATGGATTAACAAAATCGGCTATTTGGTTACATGGCCGTGCTGCCAATATTGAAGAAAAATATTTCTTTCTCCTTTTTGAGTACACGAATATAGATAGCATTACTCTTTATTACTTCGACAAGGGTAAGTTGCATGTAGCGCATGCGGGAAGCCATTTTCCTCATCGTCTTAATGCGTTGAATTTGCCGGCATATAGCTTTCGTATCCCGGCAGATACAGCAGGTAGTATGTCAAAAGAATTTTGGGTAAGAGTCCGGTCGTCAAATTCGCTTATTATACCTGCTACTCTTTCAACCAGTGAGGGGTTGTGGCATTCTTATATCCGTTTATATGCATCAGAGCTCATGTATGCGGGGATTGTGCTGGCATTGCTTTTTTATAATCTATCTCTCTATGTATGGATACGAGATAAAAGCTATTTGTATTACCTGGGGTACCTGTTTACTTTAGGCAGTTTTATTCTTCTTTATTTACGTGGCTTCAGGATTTTTCTCGGACAAGGAGTTGCAGACTTTATACGTACTTATGGCTTTAGTATGGTTGCTATAAGCTATATGTTCGGGCTTCATTTTGCTATTTCCTTTTTGCAGGGGAGTGTATTGGCTCCCAGGCTAACCAGGTTGCTGAAGATAATCAGCCACATGATGTGGATTGTTGTAGCCTGCAATATCGCAGGATGGCAGACGCTGGTAATACACGAGGAACAGCTGTTAAGCCTGCTTACACCATTGTTGGTGATCATGCTTGCTGCAGCAGTGTATAAAAAGAAATATAAGCCTGCCATTTACTTTCTTGCCGCCTGGAGTTTTCTGCTTTGTGCTATCGTTTATTTTGCAGCCTGTGTAATGGGGCTATTAAGAGTGCAAAGCTGGACATTGCATGCGCTGACCATAGGATCGGCCATTGAAATGATCCTGCTTTCATTTGCGCTAGGGTTCCGTTATCTGCTGCTGAAAAGAGAGACTGCAGCATTGCAGCAGGCGGCGATGGAAATGATGAAGGAACATAATTACAGGCTGGAACGAGAGGTTGTTTTAAGAACAAAAGAATTGCAGCAGGCGTTAGTAAGCCTAACCGCCAGTAATAAAGTAAAGGACAAGTTGCTGGGGATCGTGTCTCATGACTTTAAGACACCGTTGAATAATTTATACTGGCTTCTGGATCATATGATACCGGGGACAACGTCGCCAGAACGTATTAGTCGTTTGAGGCTGGAAGTAAGTGTTGAGCTGAAGCGTATTTCAATGACGATGGACAATATTCTTAACTGGTCGTTAACGCAAACCAATGGTTTAATTCCGCGTCCTGAAAATCTTCTTTTGCCTGTGTTATTTGAGCAGATCCTGGTTGAGACTGCGTTGGCCGCCAGGAAAAAGCAGATTATATTGGAGGTTCAGGTAGCAGATTCGATAATGGTATGGGCAGATCCGGCCCAGTTGCGCCTGGTTTTGTTGAATTTAATGCATAACGCGGTTAAATTCAGCAATACAGGTGGGAAAGTGGTTTTATCTGCCGTTAATACGAGTCTGACTTTCGTAGAGATTGCTGTTTCCGATAGTGGAATTGGCATGACAAAGGGGGAAGCTGAGCAATTATTGAATGCACAAACAGTGTCATCCCGCCAGGGAACCGCGAAGGAAGCAGGTACAGGAATGGGGATACTGCTTTGCAGGGAATTTATTTCTGCCAACGGTGGAGTGTTATACCTGGAAAGCAGGGAAGGGGCCGGAACCCGTTTTTACTTCCAGCTTAAGGCGGCTAAATAG
- a CDS encoding malectin domain-containing carbohydrate-binding protein has translation MDQKKYKTSIACKGLFIFILMINGITAFAQRGQRKDLLINTGWVSIASDSNDTSLDTLMTATYLPSVITTPSSALAQTAVLGRFPLANTPMTAVTIPHTWDKYEGYRQLKHGNRHGYAWYRKVLMIGREYNGKQLFLWFEGVNSFATIWVNGKEVGKHAGGRTSFHIDITKYVVIGRSNVVTVKAEHPDFIRTLPWVCGGCSEEQGFSEGSQPMGIFRPVHLIATSPIRIEPFGVHIWNDSNVTARSASIHTTTEVKNYTQQQQQIVLLTRIIDPEGRTVHSFQVRRTLYPNQTNIIPYTLPVLQNPKLWSLDKPVLYKAVSQVLQNGMTIDQSETDFGIRTVKWTLANAVGDRILLINNKPVFLNGISEYEHILGNSHALSDIEIKARAKQVKAAGFNAFRDAHQPHNLRYHPNWDSMGIAWWPQFAAHVWFDLPEFRENFKKLLRDWVKERRNSPSIVLWGLENESTLPEDFARECSDIIRELDPTASSQRKITTCNGGKGTDWDVPQNWTGTYGGDPADYGKDLIKQVLVGEYGAWRMLGLHTEGGFDVKGAYSEDRMTQLMEWKIRLADSVKLKTTGHFHWLLYSHDNPGRVQPDEGFRYLDKVGPVNYKGLITIWGEPTDAFYMYRSNYVSAASDPMVYIVSHTWSDRWLKPGIKSGITVYSNCEEVELFNDMEHQVSLGKRRRGGVGTHFQWDSVPVAYNVLYAQGYVNGKPVAKDHIVLQHLPAAPHFSTLTKKLPDVLTPLTGYSYLYRVNCGGSAYTDIRGDKWLPDLPFTDTSSYGYLSWGNRFPGVAPAQASQRTNFESIARTGDWPLFQTYRYGREQLEYRFRVPDGEYLVELYFAEPWYGIGGARDCKQWRVFDVAINGKTVISNLDIWKEAGTLTALKKTVKGTVSGGVLTIQFPSVKSSQAVIMAIAIAKAGGQKKADINIAEQPAGSEWLNEYWIDKGSLVYQNAGTRFHYVPALLSGDEWIKPKAETTGIAYSMKLNKAVDVYVGMDNAIRNAPDWLQGYALVPDSLVTDAKGGTVFKLYKKVMSAGSLLYLGKNGETANGAAQMYIVILHEPTAYETAEKIKRPVITYPAAEANLKGAQMDSSIAGHSGKGYAALHNISDRIVWTVTVGVGDTYELRFRYRTAIAKQIPVWLTVRSAEGVVMRHDKLFFAAADNKWKTLYSSTGTNINAGVYTVQLTPETNDELLIEKLDVQ, from the coding sequence ATGGATCAGAAAAAATATAAAACTTCGATTGCCTGTAAGGGCCTGTTTATTTTCATATTGATGATAAACGGCATTACTGCTTTCGCACAGCGCGGTCAGCGAAAGGATTTGCTTATTAACACCGGTTGGGTAAGTATAGCAAGCGACAGCAATGATACATCTTTAGACACATTGATGACGGCTACTTATCTACCTTCAGTGATAACAACTCCTTCATCGGCTTTGGCGCAAACTGCTGTATTAGGAAGATTTCCGTTGGCAAATACACCTATGACGGCTGTTACAATTCCGCACACATGGGATAAATATGAAGGATATCGTCAGCTAAAGCATGGAAACAGGCATGGGTATGCGTGGTATAGGAAGGTGTTGATGATAGGCAGAGAATATAACGGGAAACAGTTGTTTCTTTGGTTTGAGGGGGTTAATTCTTTTGCTACAATTTGGGTAAATGGAAAAGAGGTTGGAAAGCATGCCGGTGGCAGGACCTCCTTTCATATAGATATAACCAAGTATGTAGTAATCGGCAGATCTAACGTTGTTACAGTAAAAGCAGAACATCCTGATTTCATCAGAACGTTGCCCTGGGTTTGTGGTGGCTGCTCTGAAGAGCAGGGTTTTTCGGAAGGTTCTCAGCCAATGGGTATTTTCAGGCCTGTGCATCTGATTGCAACTTCTCCTATACGTATAGAGCCTTTTGGCGTGCATATCTGGAATGATAGTAATGTAACTGCGCGGTCGGCAAGCATTCATACGACCACGGAAGTAAAGAATTATACGCAGCAGCAACAACAGATTGTTCTGCTTACACGCATCATTGACCCGGAAGGACGTACGGTTCATTCTTTTCAGGTACGCCGCACGCTGTACCCTAATCAAACCAACATTATCCCTTATACGCTACCGGTACTTCAGAATCCTAAACTCTGGAGTCTGGACAAGCCGGTTCTATACAAGGCTGTTTCCCAGGTGTTGCAAAATGGGATGACGATAGATCAGAGCGAAACCGACTTTGGCATAAGAACAGTGAAATGGACGCTGGCAAATGCTGTAGGCGACAGGATTTTACTTATCAACAATAAACCTGTTTTTCTGAATGGTATTTCGGAATACGAACATATTCTGGGTAACAGCCATGCTCTTTCCGATATTGAAATAAAGGCCAGGGCCAAGCAGGTGAAAGCGGCAGGTTTTAATGCTTTCCGCGATGCGCATCAGCCTCATAACCTGCGTTATCACCCGAACTGGGATAGTATGGGAATTGCCTGGTGGCCTCAGTTTGCGGCTCATGTATGGTTTGATCTTCCGGAATTCAGAGAAAATTTCAAAAAGCTGCTTCGCGACTGGGTTAAGGAACGCAGGAATAGCCCGTCGATTGTGTTATGGGGATTGGAAAATGAAAGTACTTTACCGGAAGACTTTGCCCGTGAATGTTCTGATATTATCAGGGAGCTTGATCCTACGGCGTCTTCGCAACGCAAGATCACTACTTGTAACGGCGGCAAAGGTACCGACTGGGACGTGCCGCAAAACTGGACAGGAACTTATGGAGGTGATCCGGCAGATTATGGGAAAGATCTGATTAAACAAGTGCTGGTAGGTGAGTATGGTGCTTGGAGGATGTTAGGTCTTCATACCGAGGGAGGATTTGATGTTAAAGGTGCTTATAGTGAAGACCGGATGACACAACTGATGGAATGGAAGATAAGGCTGGCGGATTCTGTAAAACTTAAGACTACGGGACACTTTCATTGGCTTCTGTATTCTCATGACAACCCCGGGAGGGTACAACCGGACGAAGGATTCCGTTATCTTGATAAAGTAGGACCGGTTAATTATAAGGGACTTATTACAATCTGGGGAGAGCCTACGGATGCTTTTTATATGTACCGTTCGAATTATGTATCGGCAGCCAGCGATCCTATGGTATATATTGTATCGCATACCTGGTCTGACAGGTGGCTGAAGCCGGGCATAAAATCGGGGATAACAGTTTATTCTAATTGTGAGGAGGTAGAGCTATTCAATGATATGGAGCACCAGGTATCGTTGGGTAAAAGACGCAGGGGAGGAGTAGGCACACATTTTCAATGGGATAGTGTTCCGGTTGCTTATAATGTTTTATATGCGCAGGGATACGTTAATGGTAAGCCTGTAGCAAAGGACCATATTGTATTGCAGCACCTCCCTGCAGCTCCTCATTTTAGTACATTAACGAAAAAATTGCCCGATGTGCTTACGCCGTTAACAGGTTATTCCTATCTATACAGGGTTAACTGCGGCGGGTCTGCTTATACAGATATAAGGGGGGATAAGTGGCTTCCTGACCTGCCTTTCACTGATACCAGCTCTTATGGATATCTATCATGGGGTAATAGATTTCCGGGTGTAGCACCGGCGCAGGCCAGCCAGCGTACAAATTTTGAATCTATTGCCCGGACAGGCGACTGGCCATTGTTTCAGACATACAGGTATGGCAGAGAGCAGTTGGAATACCGTTTTCGTGTGCCTGATGGCGAATATCTTGTGGAGCTTTATTTTGCTGAACCCTGGTATGGAATAGGCGGTGCCCGCGATTGCAAGCAGTGGAGGGTGTTTGACGTGGCAATAAATGGCAAAACCGTAATATCTAATCTTGATATCTGGAAAGAAGCAGGCACTTTAACAGCGCTCAAGAAAACAGTCAAAGGAACAGTGTCAGGTGGGGTTTTAACAATACAATTTCCCTCAGTTAAATCTTCTCAGGCTGTAATCATGGCCATTGCAATAGCTAAAGCTGGTGGGCAGAAAAAAGCTGATATAAACATCGCTGAACAGCCGGCAGGGAGCGAGTGGTTAAATGAATATTGGATTGATAAAGGCAGCCTTGTATACCAAAATGCAGGTACACGTTTCCATTATGTTCCCGCATTGCTTTCCGGTGATGAATGGATAAAACCGAAGGCAGAAACAACTGGTATTGCTTACTCTATGAAGCTGAACAAAGCCGTTGATGTTTACGTGGGCATGGATAACGCCATTCGGAATGCTCCTGACTGGTTGCAGGGATATGCTCTGGTGCCTGATTCTTTGGTGACTGACGCAAAAGGCGGAACTGTTTTCAAATTGTATAAAAAGGTTATGTCTGCAGGCAGTTTATTGTATCTGGGAAAAAATGGTGAAACGGCTAATGGAGCAGCGCAAATGTATATAGTGATATTACATGAGCCTACTGCCTATGAGACAGCGGAAAAGATAAAACGGCCGGTAATTACTTATCCGGCAGCAGAAGCGAATCTCAAAGGCGCTCAAATGGACAGCAGCATTGCGGGGCATAGCGGAAAAGGATATGCCGCGCTGCATAATATAAGCGACAGGATCGTTTGGACTGTGACGGTTGGTGTGGGGGATACCTACGAATTACGTTTCCGCTATCGTACGGCCATTGCCAAACAAATTCCGGTATGGCTCACAGTAAGGTCGGCTGAGGGAGTTGTTATGCGTCATGATAAGCTGTTTTTTGCAGCTGCAGATAACAAATGGAAGACTTTATATAGTTCAACGGGAACTAATATCAATGCGGGAGTTTACACTGTTCAGTTGACCCCAGAAACCAATGATGAACTATTGATTGAAAAGCTGGATGTGCAATAA